From Streptomyces yatensis, one genomic window encodes:
- a CDS encoding alpha/beta hydrolase, translating into MPTARPALDPELRELLADMPLMSQLSPEVLAQLRQLPSTPVESLLAHRQADLREITVPVEDGAPIPLSVFSPASTERTTAAPCVYWMHGGGMVMGDRYSQIDIPLEWLDAFGAVVVSVDYRLAPEATGTALVDDCYRGLRWIAEHSGELGIDPDRIVVAGASAGGGLAAGVALLARDLGTPAIAAQMLICPMLDHRNTSTSSRQYSGGPGVWTREMNAFGWRAVLGDLTDDQVSEYVSPALAADLSGLPTTYIDTGSAEVFRDEDTDYATRIWTAGGQAELHVWAGGFHGFDALYPQAHISATARRTRTDWLARVLSPNRAA; encoded by the coding sequence ATGCCCACGGCACGACCTGCCCTGGACCCCGAACTGCGCGAGCTCCTGGCCGACATGCCGCTGATGTCCCAGCTCAGCCCGGAAGTACTCGCGCAACTGCGCCAACTCCCCTCGACGCCCGTCGAGTCCCTGCTCGCACACCGGCAGGCCGACCTGCGCGAGATCACCGTGCCCGTCGAGGACGGCGCCCCGATCCCCCTGTCGGTCTTCAGCCCCGCGAGCACCGAGCGCACCACTGCCGCACCCTGCGTCTACTGGATGCACGGCGGCGGAATGGTCATGGGCGACCGCTACTCGCAGATCGACATCCCGCTGGAGTGGCTCGACGCGTTCGGCGCGGTCGTGGTCTCCGTGGACTACCGACTCGCCCCCGAGGCCACCGGCACCGCCCTCGTCGACGACTGCTACCGGGGACTGCGCTGGATCGCCGAACACTCCGGGGAGCTGGGCATCGACCCCGACCGGATCGTCGTCGCCGGCGCCAGCGCGGGTGGCGGCCTCGCGGCGGGCGTCGCCCTGCTGGCCCGCGATCTCGGCACCCCGGCGATCGCCGCCCAGATGCTGATCTGCCCCATGCTCGACCACCGCAACACCAGCACCTCCAGCCGCCAGTACTCCGGCGGACCCGGCGTCTGGACTCGCGAGATGAACGCGTTCGGATGGCGCGCCGTCCTCGGTGACCTGACCGACGACCAGGTGTCCGAGTACGTCTCACCCGCGCTGGCCGCCGACCTCTCCGGCCTGCCGACCACCTACATCGACACCGGCTCCGCCGAAGTCTTCCGCGACGAGGACACCGACTACGCCACCCGCATCTGGACGGCCGGCGGCCAGGCCGAACTCCACGTCTGGGCGGGCGGCTTCCACGGGTTCGACGCCCTGTACCCGCAGGCACACATCTCGGCCACCGCCCGCCGGACCCGAACCGACTGGCTCGCCCGGGTCCTGTCCCCGAACCGCGCCGCATGA
- a CDS encoding ROK family transcriptional regulator, with amino-acid sequence MADFNESVILDAIRRHADGLSRVELAQATGLSAQTVSNITRRLLDQGVARESGKQHTGSGKPRTLLEVVPSSRYAVGVHLDPAVITTVLVDLAGTVVAQRSRQTPSGGDTDRTTADMAASVSALVAETGIDDARVLGLGIAAPGPIDAEAGWVVDPPELPGWGRYPLRDRLSEATGFPALLDKDVTAAVVAERWAGAATDSRNLLFFYLGTGSGMGLAVEDTVLRGVSGNAGEVGGLGASFSARTLVDEAIALGVLGTEYTCLDPADAQRGLERLAVAAGDGPADGIIERLAIRVGRGVCAAATLLDVDTVVFGGPVWQLLSDRLLPTIESMVARSPFVRPTHPTTVTSTTLGENVAAIGAAALVLDRTLSAQPRSLLLV; translated from the coding sequence ATGGCGGACTTCAACGAGTCCGTGATCCTGGACGCCATCCGCCGGCACGCGGACGGCCTCAGCCGGGTGGAACTCGCCCAGGCGACCGGCCTGTCGGCGCAGACCGTCTCGAACATCACGCGCCGGTTGCTCGACCAGGGGGTGGCGCGCGAGTCGGGCAAACAGCACACCGGCAGCGGCAAGCCCCGCACGCTGCTGGAGGTCGTGCCGAGCTCGCGCTACGCCGTGGGCGTACACCTCGACCCCGCGGTGATCACCACGGTCCTGGTGGACCTGGCCGGCACCGTCGTCGCCCAGCGCAGCCGGCAGACGCCGAGCGGCGGCGACACCGACCGGACCACCGCCGACATGGCGGCATCGGTGTCGGCGCTGGTGGCCGAGACCGGCATCGACGACGCCCGGGTACTGGGCCTGGGCATCGCCGCTCCCGGCCCCATCGACGCGGAAGCGGGCTGGGTGGTGGACCCGCCGGAGCTGCCGGGCTGGGGCCGCTACCCGCTGCGCGATCGGCTGAGCGAAGCCACCGGCTTCCCGGCGCTGCTCGACAAGGACGTGACGGCGGCGGTGGTGGCCGAGCGCTGGGCGGGCGCGGCCACGGACAGCCGCAACCTGCTCTTCTTCTACCTCGGCACCGGCTCCGGCATGGGCCTGGCGGTGGAGGACACGGTGCTGCGCGGCGTGTCGGGCAACGCGGGCGAGGTCGGCGGCCTCGGCGCGTCCTTCTCGGCCCGTACGCTCGTCGACGAGGCCATCGCCCTGGGCGTGCTCGGCACCGAGTACACCTGCCTCGACCCGGCCGACGCCCAGCGCGGCCTGGAACGCCTGGCGGTGGCGGCCGGGGACGGACCGGCGGACGGCATCATCGAGCGCCTGGCCATCCGCGTCGGCCGCGGCGTCTGCGCGGCGGCGACGCTTCTGGACGTGGACACGGTCGTGTTCGGCGGTCCGGTGTGGCAGCTGCTGTCCGATCGCCTCCTGCCCACGATCGAGTCGATGGTGGCGCGGAGCCCGTTCGTCAGACCGACCCACCCGACGACGGTCACGTCGACCACCCTGGGCGAAAACGTGGCGGCGATCGGCGCGGCCGCCCTGGTCCTGGACCGCACCCTGTCCGCTCAGCCCCGGTCGCTGCTGCTGGTCTGA
- a CDS encoding AraC family transcriptional regulator has product MFLEELRTLLARHARPDWTTAIDGVLISKVDRADPPAPSTSGTVLAVIAQGAKRLALGERVYEYGAGQYLVASVDLPVTGQFTQAEPEQPALGFGLTLEPSAVAELLLQAGPADTPRGGAGAPSGIAVSDAPPALLDAVVRLLRLLDEPRDRVVLAPLVKREILWRVITGEQGATVRQLGLADSGLSHVSRAVRWIREHYAESFRVEDVARLSGVSVSAFHRNFQAVTAMSPIQFQKQIRLQEARLLLATHPGDVTGVGHRVGYDNPSQFSREYRRQFGAPPSRDAARLRGAVRTPAGVLP; this is encoded by the coding sequence ATGTTCCTCGAAGAGCTCCGCACCCTGCTGGCCCGGCATGCCCGGCCGGACTGGACCACCGCCATCGACGGCGTCCTGATCTCGAAGGTCGACCGGGCGGACCCGCCGGCGCCCTCCACGTCCGGCACGGTGCTGGCGGTCATTGCCCAGGGCGCCAAACGACTCGCGCTGGGTGAGCGGGTCTACGAGTACGGCGCCGGGCAGTACCTGGTCGCATCCGTCGACCTGCCCGTCACCGGACAGTTCACCCAGGCCGAACCGGAGCAGCCGGCCCTCGGCTTCGGCCTCACGCTCGAACCGTCCGCCGTCGCCGAACTGCTGCTGCAGGCCGGCCCCGCGGACACCCCCCGCGGAGGCGCGGGCGCGCCGTCGGGCATCGCCGTCAGCGATGCCCCGCCCGCGCTGCTCGACGCGGTGGTCCGGCTGCTGCGCCTGCTGGACGAGCCGCGCGACCGCGTCGTACTGGCCCCGCTGGTCAAGCGCGAGATCCTGTGGCGTGTGATCACCGGCGAGCAGGGTGCGACGGTGCGTCAGCTCGGCCTCGCCGACAGCGGCCTCAGCCATGTCTCCCGGGCCGTGCGCTGGATCCGCGAGCACTACGCGGAGTCCTTCCGGGTCGAGGACGTGGCACGCCTGTCCGGCGTGAGCGTCTCCGCCTTCCACCGCAACTTCCAGGCGGTGACCGCGATGAGCCCCATCCAGTTCCAGAAGCAGATCCGGCTCCAGGAGGCCCGGCTGCTGCTCGCCACCCACCCGGGCGATGTCACCGGGGTCGGCCACCGCGTCGGCTACGACAACCCCTCGCAGTTCAGCCGCGAGTACCGCCGCCAGTTCGGCGCACCCCCGAGCCGGGACGCGGCCCGCCTGCGGGGCGCCGTACGCACCCCCGCGGGCGTCCTGCCCTGA
- a CDS encoding PP2C family protein-serine/threonine phosphatase has translation MVDASVSTSAETAEQSLDELLRASHKASPAELPVALDRYAETMGMGRAVIYLIDLQQRLLMPLDEDEPRLELDHSLAGFAFRTDSVRVEDENAGGLSVWLPLVNGAERLGVLQLRMGSLDGLTLWRCRTLASLLALVITSKRTYIDTFAQRIRTRAMELPTEMVRAFLPPRSIGTGRVVSTAVVEPAYELGGDAFDHSFTEDVLHATILDAMGHDLASGLTTSVAMAGSRNARRTGADLGALVATVDEALAKWLPDQFCTGVFLRLHMPSGALRWSNCGHPTPLVIRRQRLLDKELERAFEPPLGLPGRLSDAPRQVHETVLEPGDRILLYTDGVVESRDEGGEQFGLERFADHIIRSTAAGQNAPEVLRLLIHAILDHRHSELSDDATILMIEWHPPDP, from the coding sequence ATGGTGGACGCGAGCGTGTCGACCTCGGCCGAGACTGCTGAGCAGTCGCTGGACGAGCTGCTCCGGGCGTCCCACAAGGCATCACCCGCGGAGCTCCCGGTGGCCCTGGACCGCTACGCCGAGACCATGGGCATGGGCCGCGCGGTGATCTACCTGATCGACCTCCAGCAGCGGCTGCTGATGCCGCTCGACGAGGACGAGCCGCGCTTGGAGCTCGACCACTCCCTGGCCGGATTCGCCTTCCGCACCGATTCGGTGCGGGTCGAGGACGAGAACGCGGGCGGGTTGTCCGTCTGGCTGCCGCTGGTGAACGGCGCGGAGCGGCTGGGCGTGCTGCAGCTGCGGATGGGCTCCCTGGACGGGCTCACGCTCTGGCGCTGCCGGACGCTGGCCTCGCTCCTGGCTCTGGTCATCACGTCCAAGCGGACGTATATCGACACCTTCGCGCAGCGCATCCGGACCCGGGCCATGGAGCTGCCCACCGAGATGGTGCGGGCCTTCCTCCCGCCGCGTTCGATCGGCACCGGCCGGGTGGTCTCGACGGCCGTCGTGGAGCCCGCGTACGAGCTGGGTGGCGATGCCTTCGACCATTCGTTCACCGAGGACGTGCTGCACGCGACGATCCTCGACGCCATGGGCCACGATCTGGCGTCCGGGCTGACCACCTCCGTGGCGATGGCGGGCAGCCGCAACGCCCGGCGCACCGGCGCCGACCTGGGAGCTCTCGTCGCCACCGTGGACGAGGCGCTGGCCAAATGGCTTCCGGACCAGTTCTGCACGGGCGTCTTCCTCCGGCTGCACATGCCGAGCGGGGCGCTGCGCTGGTCCAACTGCGGCCATCCCACCCCGCTGGTCATCCGCCGCCAGCGGCTGCTGGACAAGGAACTGGAGCGCGCCTTCGAGCCCCCGCTGGGGCTGCCTGGGCGGCTGTCGGACGCTCCCCGGCAGGTCCATGAGACGGTTCTGGAGCCCGGCGACCGGATCCTGCTCTACACCGACGGGGTCGTGGAGTCGCGGGACGAGGGAGGTGAGCAGTTCGGCCTGGAGCGCTTCGCCGACCACATCATCCGCTCGACGGCCGCCGGGCAGAACGCCCCCGAGGTGCTCCGGCTGCTCATCCACGCCATCCTCGATCACCGGCACAGTGAGCTCAGCGACGACGCCACGATTTTGATGATCGAGTGGCATCCACCGGATCCCTGA
- a CDS encoding SpoIIE family protein phosphatase: protein MTPPDPTDPRAGPNPPPRDLGLATATVDEHGVVTGWSEGARRLLGYRAEDVVGRAAAELRAEKKTAGNAGEGVGPCLADRARWSGRVALCHRDGHRVEVELLAHRGPVDGGSAGWLLVCAAPRESLPQEPGVPVDRAFAQCPCVLAVFDTELRLVSANADTEAATGRGEDQMRGLRLTELIPHGETERVERAMRRVLESGERLELETHLRGPGESHEHAWSVSLAPLVDRTGRHQGVCFAARDTTAEKEARQRLLLLSEAGARLGSTLDLDRIARELAEVAVPRFADFASVDLLTFLHWGDEPPAGPLRAPITLRRAAHRSVLEGAPEAVVDIGGLATYPRYSSTAACLMEGRAARYEVTESLLASWEAKDPVRAARMRENGIHAVIVAPMRARGVTLGAAFFARHRTPAPFTEDDTMLAEELTARAAVCVDNARRYLRERRTAETLQHSLLPQRLPELTALEIASRYLPAGAWAGVGGDWFDAIPLSGARAALVVGDVVGRGLQAAATMGRLRMAVRTLADIDLPPGELLAHLDDLVDRLSSDENRESDGAVGATCLYAVYDPVSRHCAIAAAGHPAPLVVSPEGTADLLGSATGPPLGLGGLPFEVMDTELPEGSLLALYTNGLIDGREREIGEGLETLREVLSRPAPSLEALCDNVLRALLPVRPDDDIVLLLARTRPLASDRVATWDIPADAAAVAEARRNTTGQLLAWGLEEAVFTTELIVSELVTNAIRYGRPPIRLRLIRDRSLICEVSDASNTAPHLRRARLFDEGGRGLMLVAQLATRWGTRQGADGKTIWVEQDLPTD, encoded by the coding sequence ATGACACCCCCCGACCCCACCGACCCCCGAGCCGGGCCGAACCCCCCGCCCAGGGACCTCGGCCTGGCCACGGCCACGGTCGACGAGCACGGCGTGGTGACCGGGTGGAGCGAGGGCGCGCGGCGGCTGCTGGGCTACCGCGCCGAGGACGTCGTTGGACGGGCGGCGGCCGAGCTGCGCGCCGAGAAGAAGACCGCCGGGAACGCCGGCGAGGGCGTCGGGCCGTGTCTGGCCGACCGGGCGCGTTGGAGCGGACGGGTCGCGCTGTGCCACCGGGACGGCCACCGGGTGGAGGTCGAGCTGCTGGCGCACCGCGGCCCGGTGGACGGTGGATCCGCGGGTTGGCTGCTGGTCTGCGCCGCGCCCCGGGAGTCGCTGCCCCAGGAGCCGGGCGTACCGGTGGACCGCGCGTTCGCCCAGTGCCCATGCGTCCTGGCGGTCTTCGACACGGAGCTGCGCCTGGTGTCGGCGAACGCCGACACGGAGGCCGCCACCGGTCGCGGCGAGGACCAGATGCGCGGGCTGCGGCTGACGGAGCTGATCCCCCACGGGGAGACCGAGCGGGTCGAGCGGGCCATGCGGCGGGTGCTGGAGAGCGGCGAGCGGCTCGAGCTGGAGACGCACCTGCGGGGGCCGGGCGAGAGCCATGAGCACGCCTGGTCGGTCTCCCTGGCCCCGCTGGTCGACCGGACCGGCAGGCACCAGGGCGTGTGCTTCGCGGCGCGCGACACCACCGCCGAGAAGGAGGCCCGGCAGCGGCTGCTGCTGCTCAGCGAGGCGGGCGCGCGGCTGGGCAGCACTCTGGACCTGGACCGGATCGCCCGGGAGCTGGCCGAGGTGGCGGTCCCCCGGTTCGCCGACTTCGCCAGCGTCGATCTGCTCACCTTCCTCCACTGGGGCGACGAGCCCCCGGCGGGGCCGCTGCGTGCGCCCATCACCCTGCGGCGCGCGGCCCACCGGTCCGTCCTCGAGGGCGCCCCGGAGGCGGTGGTCGACATCGGGGGTCTGGCCACGTATCCCCGGTACTCCTCCACGGCGGCGTGCCTGATGGAGGGCCGGGCCGCGCGATACGAGGTGACGGAGTCCCTGCTGGCGAGTTGGGAGGCCAAGGACCCCGTCCGGGCCGCCCGTATGCGTGAGAACGGAATACATGCGGTGATCGTGGCACCGATGCGCGCCCGAGGGGTCACCCTCGGTGCGGCCTTCTTCGCCCGCCACCGGACACCCGCGCCTTTCACCGAGGACGACACGATGCTGGCCGAGGAGCTCACCGCCCGGGCGGCCGTCTGTGTCGACAACGCCCGCCGCTACCTGCGGGAACGCAGGACGGCCGAAACCCTGCAGCACAGCCTGCTGCCGCAGCGGCTGCCCGAGCTGACGGCGCTGGAGATCGCCTCGCGCTATCTGCCCGCGGGCGCCTGGGCCGGGGTGGGCGGCGACTGGTTCGACGCGATTCCGCTGTCCGGCGCCCGCGCGGCCCTGGTGGTCGGCGACGTGGTGGGCCGCGGCCTCCAGGCGGCCGCCACCATGGGGCGGCTGCGCATGGCCGTGCGTACCCTGGCCGATATCGATCTGCCGCCCGGTGAGCTGCTGGCCCACCTCGACGATCTGGTCGACCGGCTGTCTTCGGACGAGAACCGCGAGAGCGACGGGGCCGTGGGCGCCACCTGTCTGTACGCGGTCTACGACCCGGTCTCCCGCCACTGCGCCATCGCCGCCGCCGGCCACCCCGCACCGCTGGTGGTCAGCCCGGAGGGCACCGCCGATCTTCTCGGTTCCGCCACCGGCCCACCCCTGGGGCTGGGCGGGCTGCCCTTCGAGGTCATGGACACGGAGCTGCCCGAGGGCAGTCTGCTGGCCCTGTACACCAACGGTCTGATCGACGGCCGCGAGCGCGAGATCGGCGAGGGGCTGGAGACGCTGCGCGAGGTCCTGAGCCGGCCCGCTCCGTCCCTGGAGGCGCTCTGCGACAACGTCCTGCGGGCCCTGCTGCCGGTCCGTCCCGACGACGACATCGTCCTGCTCCTCGCCCGCACCCGGCCGCTCGCCTCCGACCGGGTCGCCACCTGGGACATTCCCGCGGACGCGGCGGCCGTCGCCGAGGCCCGCCGGAACACCACCGGGCAACTGCTCGCCTGGGGGCTGGAGGAGGCCGTCTTCACCACCGAGCTGATCGTCAGCGAACTGGTCACCAACGCGATCCGCTACGGCCGTCCGCCCATCCGGCTGCGGCTGATCCGCGACCGCAGCCTCATCTGCGAGGTCTCCGACGCCAGCAACACGGCGCCCCACCTGCGGCGGGCCCGGCTCTTCGACGAGGGCGGCCGCGGCCTGATGCTGGTCGCCCAGCTGGCGACGCGCTGGGGCACCCGGCAGGGCGCGGACGGCAAGACGATCTGGGTCGAGCAGGACCTCCCCACGGACTGA
- a CDS encoding putative quinol monooxygenase gives MIVTYGFNATLTAKPHMGDRLVELLLTGLNEGNPGASEHCVVYLVSRSASDPDVVHITEGWTSEEDHHRIFAGKAAQAIVAQIDGLLARESEYTDYVPVRGKTTAF, from the coding sequence ATGATCGTCACATACGGCTTCAACGCCACCCTGACCGCCAAGCCCCACATGGGCGACCGGCTGGTCGAGCTGCTGCTGACCGGCCTGAACGAGGGCAACCCCGGCGCGAGCGAGCACTGCGTCGTCTATCTGGTCTCCCGCTCCGCGTCGGACCCCGACGTCGTCCACATCACCGAGGGCTGGACCAGCGAGGAGGACCACCACCGGATCTTCGCCGGCAAAGCCGCCCAGGCCATCGTGGCGCAGATCGACGGACTGCTGGCCAGGGAATCCGAGTACACCGACTACGTCCCGGTCCGCGGCAAGACCACCGCCTTCTGA
- a CDS encoding VOC family protein: MYQQMIFVNLATNDLETSKKFFTELGYSINPQFTTDDCASVVISETIVAMLLTRQRYQDFTNKEIADSTKTSEVLLCLSAESRAKVDELVDKALAAGGAPAGEPQDHGFMYGRSFQDPDGHTWEVVWMDPSAVQS; encoded by the coding sequence GTGTACCAGCAGATGATCTTCGTAAACCTCGCGACGAACGACCTGGAGACCTCGAAGAAGTTCTTCACCGAGCTCGGCTACTCGATCAACCCGCAATTCACCACGGATGACTGCGCGTCGGTGGTCATCAGCGAGACGATCGTCGCCATGCTGCTCACCAGACAGCGTTACCAGGACTTCACCAACAAGGAGATCGCGGACTCCACCAAGACCTCGGAGGTGCTTCTGTGCCTGAGCGCGGAGAGCCGCGCGAAGGTCGACGAGCTGGTGGACAAGGCACTGGCCGCGGGCGGCGCGCCCGCGGGAGAACCCCAGGACCACGGCTTCATGTACGGCCGGTCCTTCCAGGACCCCGATGGCCACACCTGGGAGGTGGTGTGGATGGACCCGTCGGCTGTCCAGAGCTGA
- a CDS encoding heparinase II/III domain-containing protein, with product MPGHPRLTELFPPSLVAARMPRIGEWSPVPPAADRGAWEGIGNDTRDRVLRAAASTLQAPWPSLPASLFARFARDGDRWDYQAPAAARRERLGRAVLATAMSPSSAAFLDEVMDGVWALCEETSWVLPAHDFRVLGSHGRDRGLLPDPERPTLDLGASMTAVLLALTDAIVGEELDRIDPLVRRRLRREVSTRVLRPYLRRDDWGWYDGSTAKLNNWNPWIHSELLLATALTEESDEVRGAVVSRIVQGLENYLAAHPEDGGCDEGPHYWWRAGASLFECLETLTSLLGTDAGVFGHPLIRAIARYPLATWIGDGWAVNFADGPARPREMAAAVLHRYGRRTDQPEVSAHARALRGGADAAIPEAGGPFDLRRISDALFDADWQAAGPAPFPLPVRSWLPDTQVLVTRAAAGTERGLLLAAKGGHNDESHNHNDVGTFIVALDARPLLIDAGVGTYRKETFSPERYGIWSMTSAYHNVPIVNGLGQPPGPDFRAAAVAHFCDGTTDELRCDLAAAYPPEAGLTRWQRTFRLVRDADDERIEIGDAWGCSAQPVSLGLHLLAGGEVALADGGGRAVVSPPAGRGLMLGWNAVVFTASVETVPLTDPAFTRVWGPAIHRLVLTARRPATEGEHTLTVRPNPRRVSRRM from the coding sequence ATGCCCGGCCATCCCCGTCTGACAGAGCTGTTCCCGCCCTCGCTGGTCGCCGCCCGTATGCCGCGGATCGGCGAGTGGAGTCCCGTACCGCCCGCGGCGGACCGGGGCGCCTGGGAGGGCATCGGCAACGACACCCGCGACCGCGTGCTGCGGGCGGCCGCCTCGACGCTCCAAGCGCCGTGGCCGTCCCTGCCCGCCTCCCTGTTCGCCCGCTTCGCGCGCGACGGCGACCGCTGGGACTACCAGGCACCGGCCGCCGCGCGGCGAGAACGGCTCGGGCGGGCGGTGCTGGCCACCGCCATGAGCCCCTCGTCCGCGGCATTCCTGGACGAGGTGATGGACGGCGTCTGGGCGCTGTGCGAGGAGACCAGCTGGGTGCTCCCGGCGCACGACTTCCGGGTCCTCGGCTCCCACGGCCGCGACCGCGGCCTGTTGCCGGACCCGGAGCGCCCCACCCTGGACCTCGGCGCCTCGATGACGGCCGTGCTCCTGGCGCTCACCGACGCGATCGTCGGCGAGGAGCTGGACCGGATCGACCCGCTGGTGCGCCGACGGCTGCGCCGGGAGGTCTCCACCCGGGTGCTGCGGCCGTATCTGCGACGCGACGACTGGGGCTGGTACGACGGTTCGACGGCCAAGCTGAACAACTGGAATCCCTGGATCCACTCCGAGCTGCTGCTGGCCACCGCGCTGACCGAGGAGTCCGACGAGGTCCGTGGCGCAGTGGTCTCCCGCATCGTCCAGGGCCTGGAGAACTACCTGGCGGCGCACCCCGAGGACGGCGGCTGCGACGAAGGACCGCACTACTGGTGGCGCGCCGGGGCCAGCCTCTTCGAGTGCCTGGAGACCCTCACCTCGCTGCTCGGCACCGACGCGGGCGTCTTCGGCCATCCGCTGATACGCGCCATCGCGCGCTATCCCCTGGCCACCTGGATCGGCGACGGCTGGGCGGTCAACTTCGCGGACGGGCCGGCGCGTCCGCGCGAGATGGCGGCGGCGGTGCTGCACCGGTACGGCCGCCGCACCGATCAGCCGGAGGTGTCCGCACACGCCCGGGCGCTGCGCGGCGGCGCCGATGCCGCGATCCCGGAGGCCGGCGGGCCGTTCGATCTGCGCCGCATCTCGGATGCCCTCTTCGACGCCGACTGGCAGGCGGCCGGGCCCGCCCCCTTCCCGCTGCCCGTACGCAGCTGGCTGCCCGACACCCAGGTCCTGGTCACCCGCGCCGCGGCGGGCACGGAGCGCGGGCTGCTGCTCGCGGCGAAGGGCGGCCACAACGACGAGAGCCACAATCACAACGACGTCGGCACCTTCATCGTCGCCCTCGACGCCCGGCCGCTGCTGATCGACGCCGGGGTCGGCACGTACCGCAAGGAGACGTTCAGCCCGGAGCGTTACGGAATCTGGTCGATGACCAGCGCGTATCACAACGTGCCGATCGTCAACGGCCTCGGCCAGCCGCCGGGGCCGGACTTCCGGGCGGCCGCGGTCGCCCACTTCTGCGACGGCACCACTGACGAACTGAGGTGTGACCTCGCCGCGGCCTATCCGCCCGAAGCAGGGCTGACTCGCTGGCAGCGTACGTTCCGGCTCGTACGCGACGCGGACGACGAGCGCATCGAGATCGGCGACGCCTGGGGCTGCTCCGCCCAGCCGGTCTCACTGGGGCTGCACCTGCTGGCCGGCGGGGAGGTGGCCCTCGCGGACGGGGGCGGCCGGGCCGTCGTCAGCCCGCCGGCCGGGCGTGGGCTGATGCTCGGCTGGAACGCCGTGGTGTTCACCGCCTCGGTGGAGACCGTCCCACTCACCGACCCGGCCTTCACCCGCGTGTGGGGCCCGGCGATCCACCGGCTCGTCCTCACCGCCCGCCGGCCCGCGACCGAGGGCGAGCACACGCTGACGGTGCGGCCGAATCCGAGGCGGGTGTCGAGGCGGATGTAA